The sequence below is a genomic window from Eleginops maclovinus isolate JMC-PN-2008 ecotype Puerto Natales chromosome 20, JC_Emac_rtc_rv5, whole genome shotgun sequence.
CCATGATCTTTATTGTAGTGTACAGCTCCTCATTGGGGTCCTCCGCCCCCTCTTCTGCATGATTCCCATTAACATCGGGCTCTTCTTTTGCTACATCAGCCTCACTGTGTGGAGCAGCTTCAGTGGTTGTCTCTGGTGCTGGTGTTGAGGGACTGCTCTCCTCTTTGGCTCTGGATGGATCTGTGTAGTTCTGTGGCCTTAGCTTGCCACTCTCCACAGTGGTGTGTGTACAGGTCTCGCTGGGATGCAGATCTTTTTGGTGCTGCTCGAGATTACAGAGAAATGCAAACTCCTTGGAACATACCGAGCACACAGAGATCCTGCCCACTCCATGCAGTGTCGAACGGTGAGCCAGCAGGGCTGGGGCGTCTCCAAACAGCTGCACACAGAATTCACACTTAAAGGGCCAATCCGCAGCGTGCTCTATGATATGTCCACTGAGCTCCTTGATGGAGTTGAACGGCTCCTCGCAGACGTTACACACAAAAGTCTTGCAGTATACCGAGTCAACTTCTTCTGATTCCGAGGTTTTATCAGACTTTTTATTGGGAGCGGCAGAGTGAGGAAAAGAGTTCACTTCCTCCTGAGGTGCGTGATTCATAATTGGCAGCTCATCTACGCAGTGCTGAGGCTCTTCTTTTATCTTAATCTGAGGGAAGGCCGTTGAAACCAGTGATGGGGATGGATGGCGTGATACAGGGGGAGGAGATGATGAAGGAGATGTGGATTGTGGAGAAGCAGCAAGAGATTTGTCTGCTACCGAGTCTTGGTTTTggttcattttgttatttaacagACTGTTGCAAGCTGCAGTCACAGAAACCTCCTCTGTAGTGGGCAGATCTCCTGATGTCGACTCAGGAGGGCTTGATGCCGATGAACCATTGAAAGGCTCTTTAAGTGGAGTGTTTGGGGAGTCCAGTGGCTTAGCGATATggttctcttcctcttctttgttttcttcagcAAACAAATTCTCCTCCGAGTCTGACAGGGGATTGTGTTCAGCTGATCTCGGAGACATTTTCGGggagaggacaggaagaggTCTCGTTGCAGAGGTGTCTAAAGGTTGAGAAAGAGGCGAGCTAGGCATAGCCGGTGGAGAAGGTATGGTAGGCAGTAAAGGGGGAGGCGGAGTAGGAGATGTCATACTGGAGTTGCCAGGGGAAGAGGGGTTCATGGTTACAGGGGTcaaagaggggggagaggggtgGGCCGTTTCTGACGCAACGGTTGGAGAGCGAGTGGGGAAACAGTTTAAGCTCGGTATGGCTGAGGAGCCCTCCTCTCCTGGCAAAGGCGGACCTAAATACTCATTCATCAGCACTTTTTCAAGCATACTGGTGTTTggctttctcttttttgttggTGGCTGTGGAGCTGGACTCCCCTTAGATTCAAGCTCAGCGTTGCTCTTCCGATGAAAGCTTAAATCCAGAGCTGAATCCCCCAGCACCTTGTTCGAGCTGTCCCTCCTCCGACTGACAGAGTTTGACAGATCCAAGGGCTGCTGATTACAAGAATTTCCACCGCTACCAGATGAGGTTTGGCCGTGCATATCGGTTTCAGTGAGGCTCAGGCTGTCCCCATCTTCCTTGTCCAGTAAGATCCCAGGAGGGGAGGTGCTGCGGCTCTCCACCTTTGGCACCTTCAGGGCAATTGAGCTCACCACCTCGGCTTTACAGCTCTCTGTTTTACATGCAGGACTAAGTTGTGGAGACGAAGGGGGAGAGGATGTTCTTCTTTTAAACCTGCCTGAAGCCCCTGGGAGGGGCGTCACCGACAACGGGGAGGCAAGTCTATGGCTTTCTGTCATCAGGGCGATGGTGGATTTGTGAATGTCTTGTGTCTGAAGGAGCTGTTTGAGCTTAGGTGACAGATACACCGTCTTCTCTCGTTGAAATGCTGATGGATCGGCAGCTTGTTGGAACAGACTACTCACTAATAGGTTAGATGAGGACGATgtagaggaggatgaggaagatgaagaggctGTGAAAGTCGTTGATTCGGACTCCACTTTAAGGCTGGGAACAAATGGGGGCGTagatgttcttctttttcccGCTGGCTGGCCAATGTTGGAGACATGCTTTGCGGCACTCGTTCTCCCCTCTCCCGCCCTTAGAGCCTGGCTGATCTGATCTGGGCTGAGGATGACCGTGTCCAGACCAAACAAGGCTGCAGATCTCGAGTCCACCTCTATCACCTCGCAGGTGCTAACTGAACTGGTGGACACAATCTTGCCGTCAATGTAGAAGTTCAAATTCTCAGATATGTTTTTGGATATGTCAACTGCGTAATCATCCCTGTCTACCTCATCTTCTGTGTCCGCACTGGGCACGTAGACAGGCGGAGGGCTGGTGCTGGGGGACTCAtcaggctgctgctgtttctgcacTGAGGCCTCTTGCAGAAGCATGCCTTTCCTGCGAACTCCTTTAGGTAGCAGGTGCCTTTCATGTATTCTGCGTTGATGTCGgcgcatgtttgtgtgtgtgccaaatGCTTTATTGCAATACTTGCACGGATGGAGCTCTTTTGACTCCCCATTTTCATCCAATACAAAGGGACGGTCAGCATAAGGCCCTATTTCCTTTCTCTGCATTTCAGCGTTGTGCAGAGGTACCCCAGTAAACTGGGACCCTATGGCTATATAGTGACTTGTTGGACTGGTGCAGTCTGGACTTGAACCATCAGTCTGCATCACAGGACTGAGTAAACTGGCAGTCCCTGCCAGAGAGCCAGGCTTTTTCTTGAGTCCACTCTCATGCCTTCTCTCATGCCGCCGCCGCCCCACCTGTGAGCCAAAGGACTTGCTGCAGTACCGGCACTTGAACATTTGCGTTTGTTGATTAGTGATGGCATGGATGTGTATGTGACGCTCAAGACCCTGTCTGGTGGAGAAGTGACGCTCACAGTGCTGACAGGGATATGACTCACCCTCTAGGTCACCATCAAGGTCGGGATCGATGTCAAGATCTGGCTCTGGTTCTCTAGAATCTAACTTTCCCTGCGAATAATTATGGCTTTCTTCAACACCGGTAAGTAATGAGCCAGGAGGATTATTTTGCATGGAATCCGCCACATGTGAATGCTGAGCAGCTTGCTGCTGTACGTCAACTGATCCCTCAAAATCATcagcatcctcctcctcttcttcctcctcctcctcctcttcttcctcctccccattTCCCCTGTTTGTCATCACTGCTGACATGTCCTCCACCTCCTTATGGTCAATGCTTGCCATCGGATGGGTTTCCTGGGGTTTATGCGAGGGTGCTAAAGTTGATGGCCTCTCGTCATCCTCCTTCAGACCTGTAAACAATTTATCAGCAGTGTCAAGGTATGCTGTTTCATCAAACCATTTTAGGAATGTACGTTTACAGTTAACCATCTTAGAACAATAAGTAACCACCTAAAAGATGTTAAGTGAGAACAGGTGAACAAATgctcatttttttaaagaaaaaaaagtcaacttACTTTTTTCTCCATCCCACATCTCCTTGACAGATGGGTTGGTGATGTTTGTTTTCTCGTCTCCACCTAAAGCAGCCGGTTTGGCTCTATCCAGCAGCTTTTTTTTggctgcaaacaaacacacaaattgCGTTGTATTAGACTTCGTCAAAAGCAAAGACATGACAAATGTAAACTATCTTAGGTAAATACGGACGTTGTGTGTCTTGACATTTAACGTTGGTTTTGTTCTTCCATATACACGCGATGTGTTCAATTTGTGCTAATGTAAAGGTTGAACTTTGTTCTATTTCATTACAAATGTGACGTTGAGGCATACTTAACGTATTTCAAGAATAAATAATCAATTCATGAATCACGACTACAGAGAGGCActtttttctaaaaagaaatagatgaataaataaagtccgAAACTCTGAAAATAAACTGGCCCTCACCAGGTAGGATGAGTTACCATGGCTGTCTAACCAGGTTAACCCCCCGCCCCCTTTGTTATATCACAATTCTAACTTAAGGCTTAATAAACTAAGCTAAGCCACCAAACTCACTTTGTGGTGCACTTCTCTGGTTTACAAAGCCCAATTCATACCAGGGAAACACATGCTGCAGGTCAGTCATCTGACCAGCATGGTCACAGGCTTTCTGCTAAATCAAAACTACCGTAACATTTTAAACCGACCTACTATTTAAAGACCCAAGCCTTTAATATAGGCTATAGATAATCAGATGAAGCTAGGATAGGTAGGCTAACTTCATCATAGATATCTGTAAGTACAGCTGATAGTGTCCTTGGTGTGCAGGAAGTTGCATGAAAAGTTCACAAAACACATTGAACAGGCATGTAAATTTAAGATAAAAACTCACAACTTACATTTGGGTTTCAACACTCAGGGGTTACAGGGATACATTTGACTTTCTATGAGCTGGCTGTTGTTTTGAGTA
It includes:
- the prdm2b gene encoding PR domain zinc finger protein 2; the encoded protein is MAFTGGTVEILDEIPAHVCKGLPDCLHLGPSAINPSRVGVWATRAIPKGKRFGPFVGEKKKRSQVTSNVYMWEVYFPARGWMCVDATDPMKGNWLRYVNWARSIEEQNLFPLEINRAIYYKVLRPIGPGEELLVWYTVQDNPEITAALEEERASILSRKNSARAKRAKKKLLDRAKPAALGGDEKTNITNPSVKEMWDGEKSLKEDDERPSTLAPSHKPQETHPMASIDHKEVEDMSAVMTNRGNGEEEEEEEEEEEEEEDADDFEGSVDVQQQAAQHSHVADSMQNNPPGSLLTGVEESHNYSQGKLDSREPEPDLDIDPDLDGDLEGESYPCQHCERHFSTRQGLERHIHIHAITNQQTQMFKCRYCSKSFGSQVGRRRHERRHESGLKKKPGSLAGTASLLSPVMQTDGSSPDCTSPTSHYIAIGSQFTGVPLHNAEMQRKEIGPYADRPFVLDENGESKELHPCKYCNKAFGTHTNMRRHQRRIHERHLLPKGVRRKGMLLQEASVQKQQQPDESPSTSPPPVYVPSADTEDEVDRDDYAVDISKNISENLNFYIDGKIVSTSSVSTCEVIEVDSRSAALFGLDTVILSPDQISQALRAGEGRTSAAKHVSNIGQPAGKRRTSTPPFVPSLKVESESTTFTASSSSSSSSTSSSSNLLVSSLFQQAADPSAFQREKTVYLSPKLKQLLQTQDIHKSTIALMTESHRLASPLSVTPLPGASGRFKRRTSSPPSSPQLSPACKTESCKAEVVSSIALKVPKVESRSTSPPGILLDKEDGDSLSLTETDMHGQTSSGSGGNSCNQQPLDLSNSVSRRRDSSNKVLGDSALDLSFHRKSNAELESKGSPAPQPPTKKRKPNTSMLEKVLMNEYLGPPLPGEEGSSAIPSLNCFPTRSPTVASETAHPSPPSLTPVTMNPSSPGNSSMTSPTPPPPLLPTIPSPPAMPSSPLSQPLDTSATRPLPVLSPKMSPRSAEHNPLSDSEENLFAEENKEEEENHIAKPLDSPNTPLKEPFNGSSASSPPESTSGDLPTTEEVSVTAACNSLLNNKMNQNQDSVADKSLAASPQSTSPSSSPPPVSRHPSPSLVSTAFPQIKIKEEPQHCVDELPIMNHAPQEEVNSFPHSAAPNKKSDKTSESEEVDSVYCKTFVCNVCEEPFNSIKELSGHIIEHAADWPFKCEFCVQLFGDAPALLAHRSTLHGVGRISVCSVCSKEFAFLCNLEQHQKDLHPSETCTHTTVESGKLRPQNYTDPSRAKEESSPSTPAPETTTEAAPHSEADVAKEEPDVNGNHAEEGAEDPNEELYTTIKIMASEGGKPKGPDVRLGINQHYPSYKPPPFPYHSRSHAGSVASATNFTTHNIPQTFSTAIRCTKCGNSFDNMPELHKHILACATASDKKRYTPKKNPIPLKQIVKPPNGVVSPSAAIAGQSPFRRMGQPKRLNFNQDNGKTKMSALSKKKNQLVQKAISQKNKAATTAKKAIVKVEAEQASNVCPHCSREFTYPASLNKHMAVSCPMKPVVKRGKKGLAEVKKEPVSALDKNMNLRKKASDCEIPQAELEPKPLGKTRARSSVAADPEPSQTSKAKPAATLGKLKRPASFPVPVPASKKTKKGQAQSLPPTPSSPDTPSEAAPQRPAMRMQRVGKEAAPKRLTEAKSPPQPKKEERFSLRTRERVGGPVTRRQMVNAAPSAEVKAEEPPIQEPKETQEVLMK